From Crateriforma spongiae, a single genomic window includes:
- the tuf gene encoding elongation factor Tu — MAKDKFERTKPHVNVGTIGHIDHGKTTTTGAILAVQAAKGLAEAKGYSDIAKGGTVRDATKTVTIAVAHVEYETDKRHYAHIDCPGHADFVKNMITGAAQMDGAILVVSAADGPMPQTKEHVLLARQVDVPYIVVFLNKCDLVDDEELLELVELEVRELLTKYKFPGDDVPVVRGSALPAYNKPDDPEASKCISELMDALDEFIPEPAREEDKPFLMAIEDVFSIEGRGTVATGRIERGVIKVGEEVSIIGLTDEPTKTTCTGVEMFRKEMEEGRAGDNVGCLLRGVKREEIQRGQVLAKPGSITPHMKFEAEVYCLSKDEGGRHTPFFSGYRPQFYFRTTDVTGTANLVDAEMCMPGDNVKVTVELHKPIAMDDGVRFAIREGGRTVGSGVVTKIVE; from the coding sequence ATGGCTAAGGACAAATTCGAAAGGACCAAACCCCACGTTAACGTTGGGACGATTGGCCACATTGACCACGGTAAAACGACGACGACTGGCGCCATTCTCGCCGTCCAAGCCGCCAAGGGCTTGGCCGAAGCGAAAGGCTATTCGGATATCGCCAAGGGCGGTACCGTTCGTGACGCGACCAAGACGGTGACCATCGCGGTTGCTCACGTCGAATACGAGACCGACAAGCGTCACTACGCTCACATTGACTGCCCCGGCCACGCCGACTTCGTCAAGAACATGATCACCGGTGCCGCCCAAATGGACGGTGCCATCCTGGTCGTGTCGGCCGCCGACGGCCCGATGCCGCAAACCAAGGAACACGTGCTGTTGGCCCGTCAGGTCGACGTGCCCTACATCGTGGTGTTCTTGAACAAGTGCGACTTGGTCGACGACGAAGAGTTGTTGGAACTGGTCGAGCTGGAAGTCCGCGAATTGCTGACCAAGTACAAGTTCCCCGGCGACGATGTCCCGGTCGTGCGTGGTTCGGCTCTGCCGGCTTACAACAAGCCCGACGATCCGGAAGCCAGCAAGTGCATCAGCGAATTGATGGACGCCCTGGATGAATTCATCCCGGAACCGGCTCGTGAAGAAGACAAGCCGTTCCTGATGGCCATCGAAGACGTCTTCTCGATCGAAGGTCGTGGTACGGTTGCTACCGGCCGGATCGAACGTGGCGTCATCAAGGTGGGCGAAGAAGTCAGCATCATCGGTCTGACCGATGAACCCACCAAGACGACCTGCACCGGCGTCGAGATGTTCCGCAAGGAAATGGAAGAAGGCCGCGCCGGCGACAACGTCGGATGCCTGCTGCGTGGTGTGAAGCGTGAAGAAATCCAGCGTGGTCAGGTCTTGGCCAAGCCGGGCAGCATCACGCCGCACATGAAGTTTGAAGCGGAAGTTTACTGCCTGAGCAAGGACGAAGGTGGACGTCACACCCCGTTCTTCAGCGGTTACCGCCCGCAGTTCTACTTCCGTACGACCGATGTCACCGGAACGGCCAACTTGGTCGACGCCGAAATGTGCATGCCCGGCGACAACGTCAAGGTCACCGTCGAATTGCACAAGCCGATCGCCATGGACGACGGTGTTCGCTTCGCGATTCGCGAAGGCGGCCGTACCGTCGGTAGTGGTGTCGTGACCAAGATCGTCGAGTAG
- a CDS encoding ABC transporter permease: protein MTSVNDPQSNGDPTSADVRSAGGPVHLERLCVDVAGRRLLDDARLDLEPGKLLVVVGGSGAGKSVLLRILAGLLPRDGSVVRWSADIAADIAEHQDIDSGSKGPARLGAALSPLRRRVGVVFQQFALFDELSPTANVQFAMDHRGDRHRPPEQDAAGWLAELGVPAEVPVAGLSGGQKQRLAIARTLASDPEVILYDEPTSGLDAASGAKVASLIRQTQQIHHRTSVVVTHDYQTLIPIADEVVFLDNRRKQLVSVPRDQWSQIRQWMHPVAADPATATAPEQAAVKRGWSMGRRLIEQLDAFLLASSDALISALRLPVDVLPIFPRWKWAGRFFMHYLRLVGGPSACVYLAIAGLIAGFTTTYFTFRFLPFRLYTQPLLIDELLASIGFALYRILVPVLATILVAARCGAAVAADVGVKRYGGQVDAMRTLGVRPQAYLLVPILVAFLVATPVLEWIAFFAARLISMVTFTATHSDIPSYFWDQHFFRNLRGQDAIWPKGASWVFGKNAACGVGTAVISYYQGLRSKQSAADVSDAITATVLWTTLWVLVVHFAVALMEF from the coding sequence ATGACGTCTGTAAATGATCCCCAGTCCAACGGCGACCCAACCTCGGCTGACGTGCGATCGGCCGGGGGACCCGTGCATCTGGAACGGCTTTGCGTGGACGTGGCCGGTCGCCGGTTGCTGGATGACGCTCGGTTGGATCTGGAGCCGGGGAAACTGCTGGTCGTGGTCGGTGGCAGTGGTGCCGGAAAGTCGGTGTTGCTGCGGATTCTGGCCGGCTTGTTGCCGCGTGACGGTTCCGTCGTGCGTTGGTCAGCCGACATTGCGGCTGACATCGCGGAGCATCAAGACATCGATTCCGGATCGAAGGGGCCGGCCCGCCTGGGCGCCGCACTGTCGCCTTTGCGTCGGCGCGTGGGCGTGGTGTTTCAACAGTTTGCGTTGTTCGATGAACTGTCGCCGACCGCCAATGTCCAGTTTGCGATGGACCATCGGGGCGATCGGCATCGACCGCCTGAACAGGATGCGGCCGGTTGGTTGGCGGAATTGGGGGTCCCGGCGGAGGTTCCCGTTGCCGGACTTAGCGGTGGGCAGAAACAGCGACTGGCCATCGCGCGGACGTTGGCCTCCGATCCTGAAGTGATCCTGTACGACGAACCGACATCAGGACTGGATGCGGCCAGCGGTGCGAAGGTGGCTTCGTTGATTCGCCAGACTCAGCAGATTCATCACCGGACCAGCGTGGTCGTTACGCATGATTATCAGACGCTGATTCCGATCGCGGACGAAGTCGTTTTCTTGGACAACCGGCGAAAGCAGCTGGTTTCCGTCCCACGCGATCAGTGGTCGCAGATTCGCCAGTGGATGCATCCTGTGGCAGCCGACCCGGCGACGGCAACAGCGCCGGAACAAGCAGCGGTCAAACGTGGGTGGTCGATGGGACGCCGTTTGATCGAACAGCTAGACGCATTTCTGTTGGCCAGCTCCGATGCATTGATCAGTGCGCTGCGATTGCCCGTCGATGTGTTGCCAATTTTCCCACGATGGAAATGGGCGGGACGATTCTTCATGCATTACTTGCGATTGGTGGGCGGCCCGTCGGCGTGCGTGTACTTGGCCATTGCCGGTTTAATCGCCGGGTTCACGACGACCTATTTCACGTTTCGCTTTCTGCCGTTTCGACTGTACACGCAACCGTTGTTGATCGACGAATTGTTGGCGTCGATCGGGTTTGCGTTGTATCGAATTTTGGTGCCCGTGTTGGCGACGATCCTGGTGGCGGCTCGCTGTGGTGCCGCGGTCGCAGCCGACGTGGGCGTCAAACGATACGGCGGCCAGGTCGACGCGATGCGGACGCTGGGTGTTCGGCCGCAGGCCTATTTGTTGGTTCCAATTTTGGTGGCCTTTCTGGTGGCCACACCCGTGTTGGAGTGGATCGCGTTTTTTGCCGCGCGGTTGATCAGCATGGTGACGTTCACCGCCACTCATTCCGACATCCCGTCCTACTTTTGGGACCAGCATTTCTTTCGAAATCTTCGCGGGCAAGACGCTATTTGGCCGAAGGGGGCGAGTTGGGTTTTCGGAAAGAACGCCGCGTGCGGTGTGGGCACCGCGGTGATCAGCTACTATCAAGGCCTGCGATCCAAGCAGTCCGCCGCTGACGTCAGCGATGCGATCACTGCGACCGTGCTTTGGACGACCTTGTGGGTTTTGGTCGTCCACTTTGCCGTTGCGTTGATGGAGTTTTGA
- a CDS encoding MBL fold metallo-hydrolase — MDFHCLGTAGYHPNRSRHTSCYCVPQCGLVLDAGTGLFRLTELIETDHLDILISHAHLDHIAGLTFLLDVLHCRSVAGRPVDQVRVFGEAAKLDAIQTHLFADLIFPAPLDVQWVPIDETPEFSAAGATVSWRRQPHPGGSVAYRLDWPAVASCQAKRLVYATDTSGLTDPQDIAWFGGDSDMAGGLPADSGVGAAASVPDLMVHECYFRDTHRQWAEKTGHSWTSRIAELAALIRPQRLLLTHINPLDESVDPVDSEKIRKTFYGELMIAQDGLKVSF; from the coding sequence ATGGATTTTCACTGTCTGGGGACCGCCGGGTATCACCCCAACCGGTCCCGGCATACGTCTTGTTACTGCGTGCCCCAGTGTGGATTGGTATTGGATGCCGGCACGGGCCTGTTTCGGCTGACCGAATTGATCGAGACGGATCATCTGGACATCTTGATCAGCCACGCCCATTTGGACCACATCGCCGGTCTGACTTTCTTGCTGGATGTTTTGCATTGTCGTTCCGTCGCCGGACGGCCGGTGGATCAGGTGCGTGTTTTCGGTGAGGCGGCCAAGCTGGACGCCATCCAGACCCATTTGTTCGCGGATTTGATTTTTCCCGCTCCTTTGGACGTTCAGTGGGTGCCGATCGACGAAACCCCCGAATTTTCCGCCGCCGGTGCGACGGTATCTTGGCGTCGCCAGCCGCATCCCGGCGGTTCGGTCGCCTATCGGCTGGACTGGCCGGCGGTCGCGTCGTGCCAGGCCAAGCGTTTGGTTTATGCCACCGACACGTCGGGGCTGACTGACCCACAGGACATCGCCTGGTTCGGTGGCGATTCCGACATGGCGGGCGGTCTGCCGGCGGATTCGGGTGTCGGAGCAGCGGCGTCGGTGCCGGATCTGATGGTCCACGAATGCTATTTTCGAGACACGCATCGCCAGTGGGCTGAGAAAACCGGACACAGTTGGACCAGCCGGATTGCCGAACTGGCCGCGTTGATTCGTCCGCAACGGTTGCTGTTGACCCACATCAACCCGCTGGACGAAAGCGTCGATCCGGTGGACTCGGAGAAAATCCGAAAAACGTTTTATGGCGAACTGATGATCGCCCAAGACGGTCTGAAAGTGTCGTTCTAG
- the accD gene encoding acetyl-CoA carboxylase, carboxyltransferase subunit beta: MPRKRGVPEGLWLKCPGCGGSIYKKEIQQRQNVCPKCEHHFYVSASERIEQVLDEGTFEPMNDQVRSVDPLEFADRRPYSDRLVSEQKRTGLSDAVVTGTGMVRARRVAFAVTDSAFIMGSMGSAVGERLARLVEHATAHNLPLIIVSGSGGGARMHEGILSLMQMAKVTAALAKYDEAGGLFISVLTNPTMGGVAASFASLGDLVFAEPKALIGFAGPRTIKATIGIELPPGFQTSEFLLEHGYIDRIVERKNLKTEIARAIDYCGK; encoded by the coding sequence ATGCCGCGAAAACGAGGCGTCCCGGAAGGCCTTTGGCTGAAGTGCCCGGGGTGCGGAGGATCAATCTACAAAAAGGAAATCCAGCAACGGCAGAACGTCTGCCCGAAGTGCGAACACCATTTCTATGTGTCCGCCAGCGAGCGGATCGAACAAGTGCTTGACGAAGGCACGTTCGAGCCGATGAACGACCAAGTTCGATCGGTCGACCCGCTGGAATTTGCCGACCGCCGCCCCTATTCCGACCGACTGGTCAGCGAACAGAAACGAACCGGGCTGTCCGATGCGGTGGTCACCGGCACGGGCATGGTCCGGGCACGTCGCGTCGCGTTTGCCGTCACCGACAGCGCATTCATCATGGGCAGCATGGGTAGTGCGGTTGGCGAGCGATTGGCCCGCCTGGTCGAACACGCCACCGCCCACAATCTGCCCCTGATCATCGTCAGCGGTTCCGGCGGTGGTGCGCGAATGCACGAAGGCATCCTGTCACTGATGCAGATGGCCAAGGTCACCGCGGCGCTGGCCAAGTACGACGAAGCCGGCGGCCTGTTCATCAGTGTCCTGACAAACCCGACGATGGGCGGTGTGGCGGCCAGCTTTGCGTCGTTGGGCGATTTGGTATTCGCCGAACCCAAAGCGTTGATCGGATTTGCCGGGCCGCGAACGATCAAAGCGACCATCGGGATCGAACTTCCTCCGGGATTTCAGACCAGCGAATTTCTGCTGGAACACGGCTACATCGACCGCATCGTCGAACGAAAGAACCTGAAAACGGAAATCGCGCGGGCGATCGACTACTGCGGCAAGTAG
- the nusG gene encoding transcription termination/antitermination protein NusG yields the protein MSVPPNESSDDQPRDLDDLVDRVEDDGADQATPAADAPVADAATPEPAAPELPPAAPAPQKSEAEKKIESPIGDVQPLMDWYILKVAFNREDSIADALRKRVKMEGMEEYFGDIVVPTEDVATFTRDGKRRITKRKLLPGYVMAHMIINDDTWFLVRETAGISDFTGAAGKPMPMEPEDVERFINRTAEEDEEEPTIKTSIPFKVGDRVRVKEGNFENQEGDVDGVDEANGRVTVIINIFGRSVPMELDHWQVEPL from the coding sequence ATGTCTGTCCCCCCAAACGAATCGTCCGACGACCAACCTCGCGACCTGGATGATCTGGTCGATCGCGTCGAAGACGACGGCGCGGACCAGGCGACGCCGGCGGCTGATGCTCCGGTCGCCGATGCCGCAACGCCGGAGCCAGCTGCTCCCGAATTGCCGCCAGCCGCACCAGCCCCGCAAAAGTCCGAAGCCGAAAAGAAAATCGAATCCCCGATCGGTGATGTCCAGCCTTTGATGGATTGGTACATCTTGAAGGTTGCGTTCAATCGCGAAGATTCGATCGCCGACGCGCTGCGAAAACGCGTCAAGATGGAAGGGATGGAAGAGTATTTTGGCGACATCGTCGTGCCCACCGAAGACGTGGCCACGTTCACCCGCGATGGCAAACGCCGAATCACCAAACGAAAGCTGCTGCCCGGCTACGTCATGGCCCACATGATCATCAACGATGACACGTGGTTCTTGGTGCGTGAGACCGCCGGCATCAGCGATTTCACCGGGGCCGCCGGCAAACCGATGCCGATGGAACCGGAAGACGTTGAGCGGTTCATCAACCGTACGGCCGAGGAAGACGAAGAAGAACCGACCATCAAGACGTCGATTCCCTTCAAGGTCGGCGACCGAGTTCGCGTCAAGGAAGGCAACTTCGAGAACCAAGAAGGCGATGTTGATGGCGTGGACGAAGCCAACGGTCGCGTCACAGTGATCATCAATATTTTCGGACGCAGTGTTCCGATGGAACTGGATCACTGGCAAGTCGAACCGCTGTAA
- the secE gene encoding preprotein translocase subunit SecE, producing the protein MSRDIAQANNSPLISELFQASVYKPTQGRIVRQATALAIWVIVGLGAWQLNSTMKSMMTAGSYWPTVVPGVVLVSGLWFGFRLVNWPRFADFLIAVEAEMNKVSWPSKDELIRASIVVIFTIFFLATTLFLFDVLWQWFFNVLGVTS; encoded by the coding sequence ATGTCCCGCGATATCGCCCAAGCCAACAACAGTCCTCTGATCAGCGAACTGTTCCAAGCGTCGGTTTACAAGCCCACGCAAGGACGGATCGTCCGCCAAGCGACCGCGCTGGCGATCTGGGTGATCGTCGGGCTGGGAGCCTGGCAACTGAATTCGACGATGAAGTCAATGATGACGGCCGGGTCTTACTGGCCCACCGTCGTTCCGGGGGTGGTTTTGGTTTCCGGCCTGTGGTTCGGTTTTCGCCTGGTAAACTGGCCCCGTTTCGCCGACTTTTTGATCGCCGTCGAAGCGGAGATGAACAAGGTCAGTTGGCCCAGCAAGGATGAACTGATCCGCGCGTCGATCGTGGTCATCTTTACGATCTTCTTCCTGGCCACCACGTTGTTCTTGTTCGACGTGCTTTGGCAGTGGTTCTTTAACGTTCTGGGCGTCACCAGCTGA
- a CDS encoding serine/threonine protein kinase, protein MGLFDSIRNAFGSSQKHQVIDVDTRYERMRTSAVGTMSSFYVAKDHKTDRMVGVKLLDVEKHDQFEARFKGLKKPGEAEIALSMHHPKIVETYEAGVTPKGQPVIIMEYIEGPSLQQIIVKKQRHLIAGIETTLIRDMAESLKYVHDQGYIHRDICPRNYICLPDMSGLKLIDFGLTVPATPPFMAPGNRTGTPLYMSPEIVRRRPTDKRVDIFSLGVTCYCLCTMQHPWQGEVVTGKAALQHDTTEPTPILERAPDLDPKLARLIMHALQPSVEKRVQSIDQFLATLRTIAA, encoded by the coding sequence ATGGGTCTGTTTGATTCCATCCGGAACGCTTTCGGTTCCTCTCAAAAGCACCAGGTCATCGACGTCGACACCCGCTATGAGCGGATGCGGACGAGTGCCGTGGGCACCATGAGTTCCTTCTACGTCGCCAAGGACCACAAGACGGATCGGATGGTCGGCGTCAAATTGCTGGATGTCGAGAAACACGACCAGTTTGAAGCACGGTTCAAAGGGCTCAAGAAGCCGGGCGAAGCGGAAATCGCCCTTTCGATGCATCATCCCAAGATCGTCGAAACCTACGAAGCCGGGGTCACGCCCAAGGGGCAACCGGTGATCATCATGGAGTACATCGAGGGGCCGAGCCTGCAACAAATCATCGTCAAAAAGCAGCGACACCTGATTGCCGGCATCGAAACGACGTTGATTCGCGACATGGCCGAATCGCTGAAATACGTCCACGACCAGGGATACATCCACCGAGACATCTGTCCACGGAATTACATTTGCTTGCCCGACATGAGCGGACTGAAGCTGATCGATTTTGGTTTGACGGTCCCCGCAACGCCGCCGTTCATGGCACCGGGAAACCGGACCGGGACGCCGTTGTACATGTCGCCCGAAATTGTGCGGCGTCGGCCGACGGATAAACGGGTCGACATCTTTTCGCTGGGCGTCACGTGTTACTGCCTGTGCACGATGCAGCACCCCTGGCAGGGCGAAGTCGTCACCGGCAAAGCGGCGTTGCAGCACGACACCACCGAACCCACGCCGATCCTGGAACGTGCCCCCGACCTAGACCCCAAACTGGCACGTCTGATCATGCACGCCTTGCAACCCAGCGTCGAAAAGCGGGTCCAATCGATCGACCAATTCTTGGCCACCCTTCGCACCATCGCGGCCTGA
- a CDS encoding sugar phosphate isomerase/epimerase family protein has protein sequence MFVAASTECWPADDLQTSIETLQDLDFSAIEIAIHESGAHTRPSEILADPDRGIQLLRYTHRLDISGYSIELDSTGDQHYDDFHDLCRIAKATKVVNLTVPSAELGTPFNEEVEHLQRLVSIAETEGVRVAVRSQLGCLSEDPDTLMVLCNNVDGLGITLDPSVYIAGPAKGKSLDKILKFVINTHLRDTRPDAFQVSVGQGEIDYGKLVTQLEREKYDRALTIHMAPQEDLDHRVELRKLRRLLETLI, from the coding sequence TTGTTTGTCGCTGCTTCGACGGAATGTTGGCCGGCTGATGACCTGCAAACCAGCATCGAGACGCTCCAGGACCTGGATTTTAGCGCGATCGAGATCGCCATCCACGAGTCCGGCGCGCACACTCGCCCCAGCGAAATCCTGGCTGATCCGGACCGCGGAATCCAATTGCTTCGGTACACCCACCGGCTGGACATCTCCGGTTACAGCATCGAATTGGACAGCACAGGTGACCAGCACTACGACGACTTCCACGATCTGTGCCGGATCGCCAAGGCCACCAAGGTCGTCAATTTGACCGTGCCGTCGGCGGAACTGGGCACGCCTTTCAATGAAGAAGTCGAACACCTTCAGCGGCTGGTCAGCATCGCGGAAACCGAGGGCGTACGTGTCGCGGTCCGCAGCCAATTGGGCTGCCTCAGCGAAGACCCCGACACCTTGATGGTGCTTTGCAACAACGTCGATGGCCTGGGCATCACCCTGGACCCCAGCGTCTACATTGCCGGTCCGGCCAAAGGCAAGTCGCTGGACAAGATCCTGAAGTTTGTCATCAACACGCACCTCCGAGACACCCGCCCGGATGCATTCCAAGTCAGCGTGGGGCAGGGCGAAATCGACTACGGAAAACTGGTCACCCAGTTGGAACGTGAAAAATACGATCGTGCTTTGACGATCCACATGGCGCCCCAGGAAGACTTGGATCATCGCGTCGAATTGCGAAAGCTTCGTCGATTGTTGGAAACGTTGATTTAG
- the rplK gene encoding 50S ribosomal protein L11 has product MAKQVTGQAKFQVPGGQATPAPPVGTSLGKFGVNLGQFVQQFNDRTKEYNGTPIPVIVTVYNDRSFEFVTKSPPAASLLKQAAGIAKGSGVPNKDKVAKVTRAQCEEIATKKMADLNARSVDQAARMIEGTARSMGIEVEG; this is encoded by the coding sequence ATGGCCAAACAAGTTACCGGTCAAGCCAAGTTCCAAGTCCCCGGCGGTCAAGCGACCCCCGCGCCGCCCGTCGGTACATCGTTGGGTAAGTTCGGCGTGAACTTGGGACAGTTCGTCCAACAGTTCAACGATCGCACCAAAGAGTACAACGGTACCCCGATCCCCGTGATCGTGACCGTGTACAACGACCGTAGCTTTGAATTCGTTACCAAAAGCCCGCCGGCCGCGTCGCTGCTGAAGCAAGCCGCCGGAATCGCGAAGGGCAGTGGCGTCCCCAACAAGGACAAGGTCGCGAAGGTGACCCGTGCTCAGTGCGAAGAGATTGCCACCAAGAAGATGGCCGACTTGAACGCACGCAGCGTTGATCAGGCCGCACGGATGATCGAAGGCACCGCTCGCAGCATGGGCATCGAAGTCGAAGGCTGA